A region of Saccharococcus thermophilus DNA encodes the following proteins:
- a CDS encoding YebC/PmpR family DNA-binding transcriptional regulator, whose amino-acid sequence MAGHSKWKNIQRRKNAQDAKRGKLFMKLAKEIYVAAKTGGGDPASNSALRLVIEKAKAANMPSENIERAIKKATGNQEHTNYEEIRYEGYGPGGVAVMVVCLTDNKNRTASNVRVAFSKNGGNLGETGCVSYLFERKGLLVIAREGLDIDEDEMLLQAIEAGAEEMETTEDSFEIYTTPETFEEVKEQLEQQGFTFASAEITMIPQTYTTLAGDDLKKMLKLIDTLEDDDDVQEVYHNLDESVLEDE is encoded by the coding sequence ATGGCTGGACATTCGAAGTGGAAGAATATTCAACGCCGTAAAAACGCGCAAGACGCAAAGCGCGGCAAATTATTTATGAAATTGGCGAAAGAAATTTATGTAGCGGCAAAAACGGGCGGAGGCGACCCAGCGTCGAATTCGGCCTTGCGCCTGGTGATCGAAAAAGCAAAAGCCGCCAATATGCCAAGCGAAAATATTGAACGCGCGATTAAAAAAGCAACGGGAAACCAAGAACATACAAATTATGAAGAAATTCGCTATGAAGGATACGGACCTGGCGGCGTTGCCGTGATGGTCGTTTGCTTAACGGATAATAAAAATCGTACCGCTTCGAACGTACGCGTGGCCTTTTCGAAAAACGGCGGCAATTTAGGCGAAACCGGCTGCGTTTCTTATTTGTTTGAGCGCAAAGGGCTGCTCGTTATCGCCCGCGAAGGGCTGGACATTGACGAAGATGAGATGCTTCTGCAGGCGATCGAAGCGGGAGCGGAAGAAATGGAAACGACGGAAGATTCGTTTGAAATTTATACAACGCCGGAAACATTTGAAGAAGTAAAGGAACAATTAGAGCAACAAGGTTTTACGTTTGCCAGCGCGGAAATTACGATGATTCCGCAAACGTATACGACGCTTGCCGGTGATGATTTGAAGAAAATGTTAAAACTGATCGATACGCTGGAAGATGACGATGATGTCCAGGAAGTGTATCATAATTTAGACGAGTCCGTATTGGAGGACGAATAA
- a CDS encoding YhcN/YlaJ family sporulation lipoprotein, translating to MRNAMKIIGAVSVLSVMAACANYADNDNRRYNDTTRPIGYYSTERFADDFRYGRYGTNVNNYDNNYIFSRRGPVTDYFATDNNRTGIPGVTRFDTDVPALPRNTDFGDADRNYHGHLNSMESKTYPSYYRAYDGKLAETVSRRANAVRGVNDARTLVYRDQVLVAISTNSKYADHVERLVAQAVAPYTKGKQVRVVSNPSMYHRVRTIDNDIRRGRPMEVIERDLKTIFIDGKINERPANTR from the coding sequence TTGAGAAACGCAATGAAAATTATCGGGGCTGTTTCTGTTTTAAGCGTGATGGCCGCATGCGCCAATTACGCGGACAACGATAATAGACGCTACAATGACACGACGCGTCCGATCGGCTATTATTCCACGGAGCGTTTTGCTGATGATTTCCGTTACGGCCGCTATGGGACCAATGTAAATAATTATGACAATAATTATATATTCAGCCGCCGCGGACCGGTAACGGACTACTTTGCTACAGACAACAACCGCACAGGCATTCCGGGAGTTACCCGTTTTGACACGGATGTGCCTGCACTTCCGCGCAATACAGATTTCGGCGATGCGGACCGCAACTACCATGGCCATTTAAATTCGATGGAAAGCAAAACATATCCTTCTTACTATAGAGCCTATGATGGGAAATTAGCCGAGACGGTTTCCCGCCGCGCCAATGCAGTAAGAGGAGTCAACGATGCGCGGACGCTTGTGTACCGTGACCAGGTGCTTGTTGCGATTTCGACCAATTCCAAATACGCAGATCACGTGGAGCGCCTTGTCGCCCAAGCGGTAGCGCCATATACGAAAGGCAAACAGGTGCGCGTCGTTTCCAACCCGAGCATGTACCACCGTGTCCGTACCATCGATAACGATATCCGCCGTGGCCGTCCGATGGAAGTAATCGAACGCGATTTAAAAACGATTTTTATTGATGGAAAAATTAATGAACGTCCGGCCAACACCCGCTAA
- the nadE gene encoding NAD(+) synthase → MEEKIEKLIQWLREQVANAGLNGAIVGISGGIDSAVVAHLIKRAFPDNSLGLIMPCKSNPKDVEDALKVVESCGIKHFIIDLTETHNTLFGEVEKQLKEKGEWNEETARLGDANTRARLRMTTLYAVANNYGYIVVGTDNAAEWHTGYFTKYGDGGVDLVPLIHFTKGEVREMGRILGVPEEIITKAPSAGLWEGQTDENEMGTTYEMIDKYLKGEEIPEKDRQIIERLHKRSHHKRQLAIAPPKF, encoded by the coding sequence ATGGAAGAAAAGATTGAAAAACTGATTCAATGGCTGCGCGAACAAGTAGCGAATGCCGGATTGAACGGAGCGATTGTCGGAATTAGCGGCGGCATTGATTCCGCGGTGGTCGCCCATTTAATTAAACGCGCGTTTCCCGATAACTCGCTTGGGCTGATTATGCCGTGCAAAAGCAACCCAAAAGATGTGGAAGACGCATTAAAAGTAGTGGAAAGCTGCGGCATTAAACATTTTATTATTGATTTAACGGAAACGCACAATACGTTATTTGGGGAAGTGGAAAAACAACTGAAAGAAAAAGGGGAATGGAATGAAGAAACGGCGCGGTTAGGAGATGCCAACACGAGAGCGCGCTTGCGCATGACAACGTTGTATGCCGTCGCCAATAATTATGGCTATATCGTTGTCGGAACGGATAATGCCGCAGAGTGGCATACCGGGTACTTTACCAAATACGGGGACGGCGGAGTCGATTTAGTGCCGCTCATTCATTTTACAAAAGGCGAAGTACGCGAAATGGGACGCATTCTTGGCGTTCCTGAGGAAATTATTACAAAAGCGCCAAGCGCGGGATTATGGGAAGGACAGACAGACGAAAACGAGATGGGCACGACATACGAAATGATTGATAAGTATCTAAAAGGGGAAGAAATTCCGGAAAAAGACCGGCAAATTATTGAACGGCTACATAAACGCTCACATCATAAACGGCAATTGGCGATTGCGCCACCAAAATTTTGA
- a CDS encoding phosphotransferase, whose product MSNKQARDDIIGRLFFLLKGEYGLDVKRIDRIKHNVWMVEAREGCWVVKKYHTFLEATKQAMLMQSLRQMGFHHVPAVYTAIGQHGVFFFGGHFWLMQTYIFNAKALAFTEKQDIAAGLQLLQTYHSITDKLLYHPLWRTMLPYYHLYRKWQRHYHDFYIHLPLIEQIMEKEDIAFTMQYAEYCLSTCANYISRLAKERVAIIHGDVAAHNFLRTKKGKVYLIDYDAAAIASPGIDYLQYASRILPHLQWSFSDLSRFSPFSDWLAKPWFLHALLFPADIFREWRLALKYKRMLLIERKKREQFVRNIGNMLK is encoded by the coding sequence ATGAGCAATAAACAAGCAAGAGACGATATCATTGGTCGTCTCTTTTTTCTTCTGAAAGGCGAGTATGGCTTGGATGTAAAAAGGATAGACAGGATCAAACATAACGTGTGGATGGTCGAAGCACGCGAAGGGTGCTGGGTGGTAAAAAAATACCACACCTTTTTGGAAGCGACAAAGCAAGCGATGCTTATGCAATCGTTAAGACAAATGGGATTTCACCATGTTCCTGCGGTATATACGGCTATAGGGCAGCATGGTGTATTTTTCTTTGGCGGACATTTTTGGCTTATGCAAACTTATATTTTCAATGCGAAAGCACTAGCTTTTACAGAAAAACAGGATATTGCCGCCGGACTGCAATTATTGCAAACATATCATTCCATTACAGACAAGCTTCTTTACCACCCTTTATGGCGAACGATGCTCCCGTATTACCATTTATATAGAAAATGGCAGCGCCATTATCATGATTTTTACATTCATTTGCCGCTTATTGAGCAAATTATGGAGAAAGAAGATATCGCCTTTACGATGCAATATGCCGAATATTGCCTTTCCACTTGCGCCAACTATATATCACGGTTGGCAAAGGAAAGAGTAGCGATCATTCATGGTGATGTTGCCGCCCATAATTTTTTGCGAACGAAAAAGGGAAAAGTATACTTAATCGACTATGATGCTGCTGCCATTGCTTCTCCAGGCATCGACTATTTGCAGTATGCGAGCCGGATTTTGCCGCATTTGCAATGGTCTTTTTCTGATTTGTCCCGTTTTTCTCCTTTTTCCGATTGGCTTGCCAAACCGTGGTTTTTACACGCGCTTTTATTTCCAGCCGATATTTTCCGGGAATGGCGTTTGGCGTTGAAATACAAAAGAATGCTTTTGATTGAGCGTAAGAAACGGGAACAGTTTGTCCGTAATATTGGAAATATGCTAAAATAA
- the safA gene encoding SafA/ExsA family spore coat assembly protein, whose amino-acid sequence MKIHIVQKGDTLWKIAQKYGVDFEQLKKINGHLSDPNMIMPGMKIKVPTAGVPVKKEAPKKETKINLAPKKEENIEHPYANTKPFVSVNIEAEFNEAPKAPVNEGPKAPVKEAPKTPVNKEPNVPINEGPKAPVNKGPNVPINEAPKAPAKEAPKAPVEEAPKAPVNKGPNVPINEAPKVPINEAPKVPINEAPKVPINEAPKVPINEAPNVPINEAPKAPEKQINIPPLSHTIPPVTPNVNINFSNVLPNVPPIPPKPKNILPGIMKQEFESPAETEKEKAFKDDNTPPELPKVPYVPIMQQPYSPGAFPTAPISQQHYVPVAPIFLDPGCYFPSMPAVPIHYPPYTQPLTSGWMESSSHVFPGIEESGIESGEAPPMPGYTGESSEENPAAAHIPPAGYSPAPTYAPASYPGPYAPQPMVQGYGWCPPVYPSLPPVAHHYYAPAPAAYYPYSPQPYMPGSIYPFTPTAAPFPHAEGWRFTEPQDEENYDEQ is encoded by the coding sequence GTGAAAATCCACATTGTTCAAAAGGGCGATACGCTTTGGAAAATCGCCCAAAAATACGGAGTAGATTTTGAACAATTGAAAAAGATAAACGGGCATTTAAGCGATCCGAATATGATTATGCCAGGAATGAAAATTAAAGTGCCGACAGCAGGAGTTCCCGTAAAAAAAGAAGCGCCGAAAAAAGAGACAAAAATTAATCTGGCTCCCAAAAAAGAAGAAAATATAGAGCACCCGTATGCCAATACAAAGCCGTTTGTATCGGTGAACATTGAAGCGGAGTTTAACGAAGCCCCAAAAGCGCCGGTAAATGAAGGGCCAAAAGCGCCAGTGAAAGAAGCCCCGAAAACGCCGGTGAACAAAGAGCCGAATGTGCCGATCAATGAAGGACCGAAAGCGCCGGTGAACAAAGGGCCGAATGTGCCGATCAATGAAGCACCGAAAGCGCCGGCGAAAGAAGCACCGAAAGCACCGGTGGAAGAAGCACCGAAAGCGCCGGTGAACAAAGGGCCGAATGTACCGATCAATGAGGCGCCAAAAGTACCGATCAATGAGGCGCCAAAAGTACCGATCAATGAGGCACCAAAAGTACCGATCAATGAGGCCCCAAAAGTGCCGATCAATGAAGCACCGAATGTGCCGATCAACGAAGCACCAAAAGCACCAGAAAAACAGATCAACATTCCGCCATTATCACATACGATCCCTCCGGTAACGCCAAATGTCAATATTAACTTTTCAAATGTTCTTCCTAATGTTCCGCCGATTCCACCAAAACCAAAAAATATTTTGCCGGGGATTATGAAACAAGAGTTCGAAAGTCCTGCCGAGACAGAAAAAGAAAAAGCGTTCAAAGATGATAATACACCGCCAGAGCTGCCAAAAGTTCCGTATGTTCCAATCATGCAACAGCCGTATTCGCCAGGGGCATTTCCGACTGCGCCAATATCGCAGCAGCATTACGTACCGGTAGCACCGATATTCCTAGATCCTGGATGTTATTTCCCGTCCATGCCAGCTGTTCCGATTCATTATCCTCCTTACACCCAGCCGCTTACTAGCGGGTGGATGGAAAGCAGTTCCCATGTGTTTCCGGGAATCGAAGAAAGCGGCATCGAATCAGGTGAAGCACCTCCAATGCCGGGATATACCGGAGAAAGCAGCGAAGAAAATCCGGCAGCGGCCCATATTCCACCTGCTGGTTATTCGCCGGCTCCAACATATGCGCCTGCCTCCTATCCTGGACCGTATGCGCCGCAGCCAATGGTACAAGGATACGGATGGTGTCCGCCGGTCTACCCATCGTTGCCGCCAGTTGCGCATCATTACTATGCGCCAGCTCCAGCCGCTTATTATCCGTATTCGCCGCAACCATATATGCCAGGATCAATATACCCGTTCACACCAACGGCAGCTCCATTTCCGCATGCAGAAGGGTGGAGGTTTACCGAACCGCAAGACGAGGAGAATTATGATGAGCAATAA
- the nadA gene encoding quinolinate synthase NadA, whose translation MGILEQMKRLDDMPESYKTMSMEEMEARVRAIKERFGKRLFIPGHHYQKDEVIQFADATGDSLRLAQVAAQNTEAEYIVFCGVHFMAETADILTSDRQKVILPDMRAGCSMADMADITQVERAWPILQDLFGSTILPLTYVNSTAAIKAFVGRHGGATVTSSNAKKMVEWAFTQKERIFFLPDQHLGRNTAYELGVSLDEMAIWDPHADRLYYEGDMSEIKVILWKGHCSVHENFTVRQIEHIRKTKPDMNIIVHPECSWDVVQKADYAGSTKYIIETIRNAPSGSKWAIGTEMNLVNRLMREHPDKEIISLNPYMCPCLTMNRIDLPHLLWALEALEKGIVVNPITVPEAIAKDAKQALDRMLALA comes from the coding sequence ATGGGCATTTTAGAACAAATGAAACGGCTTGATGATATGCCAGAAAGTTATAAAACAATGAGCATGGAAGAGATGGAAGCGCGCGTGCGCGCCATCAAGGAGCGATTTGGAAAAAGACTATTTATTCCGGGGCACCATTATCAAAAAGACGAAGTGATTCAATTTGCCGATGCGACAGGCGATTCGCTGCGGCTTGCGCAAGTAGCGGCGCAAAACACGGAAGCCGAGTACATCGTTTTTTGCGGCGTGCATTTTATGGCCGAAACAGCCGATATTTTAACAAGTGATCGGCAAAAGGTAATTTTGCCGGATATGCGCGCCGGATGCTCAATGGCGGATATGGCGGACATTACACAAGTGGAGCGAGCGTGGCCGATATTACAAGATCTGTTTGGCAGCACGATTTTGCCGTTAACATACGTGAATTCGACAGCGGCCATTAAAGCGTTCGTTGGACGCCACGGCGGCGCGACCGTTACTTCCTCGAACGCGAAAAAGATGGTCGAATGGGCGTTTACGCAAAAAGAGCGAATTTTCTTTTTGCCAGATCAGCATTTAGGCAGAAATACGGCGTATGAGCTTGGGGTTTCGTTAGACGAGATGGCGATATGGGATCCGCATGCCGATCGTCTGTATTACGAAGGGGATATGAGCGAAATCAAGGTTATTCTCTGGAAAGGGCATTGCTCTGTCCATGAAAATTTTACTGTCCGCCAGATTGAGCATATTCGCAAAACAAAGCCGGATATGAATATTATTGTGCATCCAGAGTGCAGCTGGGACGTTGTGCAAAAGGCGGATTATGCCGGTTCGACGAAATATATTATCGAAACGATCCGCAATGCCCCTTCCGGCAGCAAATGGGCGATCGGTACGGAAATGAATTTGGTGAATCGCCTGATGCGTGAACATCCAGACAAAGAAATCATTTCGCTTAATCCGTATATGTGCCCATGTCTTACGATGAATCGCATCGATTTGCCGCATTTATTATGGGCGCTTGAAGCGCTCGAAAAAGGAATCGTCGTCAATCCAATTACTGTTCCCGAAGCAATTGCCAAAGATGCAAAGCAGGCGCTTGACCGCATGCTGGCGCTTGCATAA
- the nadC gene encoding carboxylating nicotinate-nucleotide diphosphorylase, with amino-acid sequence MNQLKLQQLLQQFFIEDIGERDITSEAIFPDNEWATGTFTVKEDGVLAGTDVITAGYRLLHSHINVTLYKRDGEQVKKGETIAVASGPVASLLTGERVILNLLQRMSGIATLTHRAVTILNNSHTRICDTRKTTPGLRMLEKYAVVCGGGYNHRFGLYDGVMIKDNHIAFCGSITKAVQAVREKLGHMVKIEVETETKEQVLEAVRAGADVIMFDNRTPDEVREFVSLVPKPIITEASGGITLENLAEYGTTGVDYISLGMLTHSAAALDISFNLQ; translated from the coding sequence ATGAACCAACTCAAATTACAACAGCTGTTGCAACAATTTTTCATTGAAGATATTGGCGAACGCGATATTACGAGTGAAGCGATTTTTCCAGACAATGAATGGGCGACAGGAACATTTACTGTAAAAGAAGATGGAGTGTTGGCGGGTACGGATGTTATTACGGCAGGTTACCGTCTTTTGCATTCACACATCAATGTAACGCTTTATAAACGTGATGGCGAACAAGTAAAAAAAGGGGAAACGATTGCCGTTGCGTCCGGACCGGTTGCCTCATTACTGACAGGAGAGCGCGTGATTTTAAACCTTCTCCAGCGCATGAGCGGCATCGCCACTTTAACACATCGGGCGGTTACGATTTTAAACAACAGCCATACTCGCATCTGCGACACGCGAAAAACAACACCAGGGCTGCGAATGCTAGAAAAGTATGCCGTTGTCTGCGGGGGCGGATACAACCACCGCTTTGGCTTATATGACGGCGTCATGATTAAAGATAACCATATTGCGTTTTGCGGTTCGATCACGAAAGCAGTGCAGGCGGTGCGCGAGAAGCTTGGGCATATGGTCAAAATTGAAGTGGAAACGGAGACGAAAGAGCAAGTATTAGAAGCCGTTCGTGCGGGGGCAGATGTGATTATGTTCGACAACCGCACTCCGGATGAAGTGCGCGAGTTTGTTTCACTCGTCCCGAAACCAATCATAACGGAAGCGTCCGGCGGTATTACGCTTGAAAATCTTGCGGAATACGGAACAACAGGGGTGGATTATATTTCGCTCGGCATGCTGACGCATTCGGCCGCCGCGCTGGATATTAGCTTCAATTTACAATAA
- the nadB gene encoding L-aspartate oxidase, with the protein MVENEVIIVGSGIAALTTAYYLHEHKNVIIFTKRKKEESNSWLAQGGVASAISTEDHWQCHFHDTIAAGCCHNDEKMVELLVREGPKRIREWIEAGLRFDTKEDGSLHFGREGGHGKRRILHAGGDQTGREIVAFLFKKLAGRVPIIEDEYVMELLVEQGRCVGIKTKNRSGQIAFHYASAVVLAAGGCAGIYAFSSNSQTVTGDGVALAYRAGAKIADMEFIQFHPTMLLADGKAVGLISEAVRGEGAVLVTEDGRKVMESVHPLRDLAPRDIVARAIYTEIQRGHRVYLDVSMIAHFRERFPTIAKRCQSYGIDIDKGRIPIVPGAHFLMGGIHVNDRGQTSIEGLYAVGEVACTGVHGANRLASNSLLEGMVFGERAAKAIQNETASFTPFRQKGHHALADEKRDANGLPDISEIQTIMSTYVGIVRDEQGLQYAKKWFEQFPLSYFANSSLDHFSIHEIAIIHMLLTGWLVTTSALQRTESRGGHYRSDYPFERKQWERRRIWRTKSELNVIV; encoded by the coding sequence ATGGTGGAAAATGAGGTCATTATTGTCGGCAGCGGCATCGCAGCCTTAACTACCGCTTATTATTTGCATGAGCATAAAAATGTGATAATTTTCACAAAAAGGAAGAAAGAAGAGAGCAACTCATGGCTGGCACAAGGTGGAGTGGCATCTGCCATTTCCACGGAAGATCATTGGCAATGCCATTTTCATGATACGATTGCGGCTGGCTGCTGCCATAACGATGAAAAAATGGTGGAACTGCTTGTCCGCGAAGGGCCAAAACGAATTCGCGAATGGATAGAGGCGGGGCTGCGGTTTGATACAAAGGAAGATGGAAGCCTCCACTTCGGGCGTGAAGGGGGGCATGGAAAACGGCGCATCTTGCACGCGGGAGGCGACCAAACAGGGAGAGAGATTGTTGCGTTTTTGTTCAAAAAGCTAGCGGGACGAGTGCCGATCATTGAAGATGAATATGTAATGGAACTGCTTGTTGAACAGGGGCGGTGCGTCGGGATAAAAACGAAAAACCGTTCAGGGCAAATCGCGTTCCATTACGCGAGCGCTGTCGTGCTTGCTGCTGGCGGATGTGCGGGCATCTATGCTTTTTCTTCTAATTCCCAGACGGTGACGGGCGATGGAGTTGCGTTGGCGTACCGGGCAGGCGCGAAAATTGCCGATATGGAATTCATTCAGTTTCATCCAACGATGTTATTGGCTGATGGAAAAGCGGTCGGCTTAATTTCGGAAGCGGTGCGTGGCGAAGGAGCAGTGTTAGTGACGGAAGACGGGCGAAAGGTGATGGAGTCCGTTCATCCATTACGGGATCTAGCGCCGCGCGACATTGTCGCACGCGCGATTTACACTGAAATCCAGCGCGGCCATCGCGTTTATTTAGATGTTTCGATGATTGCCCATTTTCGTGAACGTTTCCCAACAATTGCGAAACGATGCCAATCATACGGGATAGATATCGATAAAGGGAGGATTCCGATCGTTCCAGGCGCCCATTTCTTGATGGGCGGCATCCATGTGAATGATCGCGGGCAGACATCGATCGAAGGGTTATATGCCGTCGGGGAAGTGGCATGTACTGGCGTCCACGGCGCCAACCGGCTGGCGAGCAATTCTCTCCTTGAAGGAATGGTATTCGGAGAACGAGCAGCAAAGGCGATTCAAAACGAAACTGCATCTTTCACGCCGTTTCGGCAAAAAGGGCATCACGCACTGGCCGATGAAAAAAGGGATGCAAACGGCTTGCCGGATATATCGGAGATTCAAACGATCATGTCAACATATGTCGGCATCGTTCGTGATGAACAAGGATTGCAATATGCAAAAAAATGGTTCGAACAATTTCCGTTGTCATATTTTGCGAACAGCTCTCTTGATCATTTTTCCATTCATGAAATTGCAATTATTCATATGTTGCTAACGGGCTGGCTGGTAACGACATCAGCACTGCAACGTACGGAAAGCCGAGGAGGACATTACCGTTCCGATTATCCATTTGAGCGGAAGCAATGGGAACGGCGGCGGATTTGGCGGACAAAGAGCGAGCTAAATGTAATAGTGTAG
- a CDS encoding IscS subfamily cysteine desulfurase: protein MIYLDYAATTPMSKEALNAYVEAATTCFGNASSLHDVGSNAERLLTICRKELAALIGGEERGIYFTSGGTESNILAIRSLINAHRHRGNHLITTEIEHASLYHLFQQLEKEGFEVTYLPVNRFGQIDIGDLQRAITPKTILASIQHANSEIGTIQPIAEIGQLLRRHGVIFHSDCVQTFGKIRIDVKKMFIDSLSISAHKIYGPKGVGAVYIDPRINWQPCFPNATHEYGFRPGTVNVPGIASFITAAQHICENIDDEQTRFEQLRRYLLALIREKGLPVTVEGHPNVCLPHIIGLSVHGIEGQYVMLECNRDNIAISTGSACQIGKQAPSRTMLAVGRSAEEAKQFIRVSFGKWTTEKDIDQLVSSLERISQHRKEFE, encoded by the coding sequence ATGATTTATCTTGATTATGCCGCTACAACACCGATGAGCAAAGAAGCGCTAAATGCCTACGTAGAAGCAGCTACCACTTGTTTTGGAAACGCAAGCAGTTTACACGATGTCGGAAGCAATGCCGAACGGCTTTTAACCATTTGCCGAAAAGAACTTGCCGCGCTTATTGGCGGGGAGGAACGGGGGATTTATTTTACAAGCGGAGGAACAGAATCCAATATTCTTGCCATTCGTTCGCTCATTAACGCGCATCGCCATCGCGGCAATCATCTCATCACAACCGAGATTGAACATGCTTCTCTTTATCATCTATTCCAGCAATTAGAAAAAGAAGGATTTGAGGTCACTTATTTACCGGTTAACCGTTTTGGACAGATTGATATCGGTGATTTACAACGGGCGATTACGCCAAAAACGATTCTCGCTTCGATTCAACACGCTAATTCAGAAATCGGAACAATACAGCCAATTGCCGAAATTGGACAGCTACTGCGGCGTCACGGAGTAATCTTTCATAGCGATTGTGTCCAAACTTTTGGTAAAATACGAATTGATGTGAAAAAGATGTTTATCGACAGCCTTTCCATTTCTGCTCATAAAATTTACGGACCAAAAGGGGTCGGGGCGGTATATATTGACCCGCGCATCAATTGGCAACCATGTTTTCCTAATGCCACCCATGAATATGGATTTCGTCCAGGGACAGTCAACGTGCCTGGAATCGCTTCTTTCATCACCGCGGCACAGCACATTTGTGAAAATATAGATGACGAACAAACTCGTTTCGAGCAGCTGCGCCGTTACTTGCTGGCGCTTATTCGTGAAAAAGGCTTGCCTGTTACGGTGGAAGGACATCCTAATGTTTGCCTGCCGCATATTATCGGGCTTTCCGTTCACGGGATCGAAGGGCAATATGTCATGTTGGAATGCAACCGCGATAACATCGCCATTTCAACTGGAAGTGCGTGTCAAATTGGAAAACAGGCTCCGTCGCGGACGATGCTGGCAGTTGGAAGATCCGCAGAGGAAGCAAAACAGTTTATACGTGTTTCATTTGGGAAATGGACGACGGAAAAAGACATTGACCAACTCGTATCTTCCCTTGAGCGAATCAGTCAGCACAGAAAGGAGTTTGAATGA
- a CDS encoding transcription repressor NadR — translation MKEEKKILGEQRRQLILQWLKENKKPITGAELAAKTNVSRQVIVQDISLLKARNEPIIATSQGYLYLTPNIPAQTYTRTIACFHTPEQTKEELYILVDHGVTVKDVKIEHPVYGDLTASVMVSNRLEVDQFIQKIEETKASYLLQLTDGTHLHTIEADSVAKLDAACHALKKAGLLIES, via the coding sequence TTGAAAGAAGAGAAAAAAATTCTTGGAGAACAGCGGCGCCAGCTCATTTTGCAATGGCTGAAAGAAAACAAAAAGCCGATCACCGGCGCCGAACTCGCGGCAAAAACGAACGTCAGCCGCCAGGTGATCGTGCAGGATATTTCGCTCTTAAAAGCGCGCAATGAACCGATTATCGCCACAAGCCAAGGCTATTTATATTTGACGCCAAACATTCCGGCACAGACGTATACGCGCACGATCGCCTGTTTCCATACGCCCGAACAAACAAAAGAAGAATTATATATTCTCGTCGACCACGGCGTCACCGTTAAAGATGTGAAAATCGAGCATCCCGTATATGGAGATTTAACCGCTTCTGTGATGGTCAGCAACCGGCTGGAAGTCGATCAATTTATTCAAAAAATTGAAGAAACGAAGGCATCGTATTTGCTGCAGCTGACAGACGGCACCCATCTTCATACGATTGAAGCGGACTCCGTCGCCAAGCTTGATGCCGCTTGTCATGCTCTCAAAAAAGCTGGGCTGCTCATTGAATCGTAG
- a CDS encoding NUDIX hydrolase encodes MGYIEELRALVGHRPVILVGALAIIKNEKNEVLLQKRKQPHGYWGLPGGLMELGESAEETARREVWEETGLTIGSCRLLDVLSGPGTYVKVPNGDEFYAVTIVYETDEFSGEILANPEESLDVKFFPINRLPEQMIQSHYRVIKKHIKPSSPL; translated from the coding sequence ATGGGTTACATTGAAGAACTGCGCGCCCTTGTCGGCCATCGCCCTGTCATTTTAGTCGGCGCACTGGCAATCATCAAAAACGAAAAAAACGAAGTATTGCTGCAAAAACGCAAACAACCGCATGGATATTGGGGACTTCCCGGCGGATTAATGGAGCTTGGGGAATCAGCTGAAGAAACAGCGAGACGGGAAGTATGGGAAGAAACAGGACTCACCATCGGTAGTTGCCGGCTTCTCGATGTCCTTTCCGGACCAGGCACGTACGTGAAAGTTCCTAATGGAGACGAATTTTACGCCGTTACGATCGTATATGAAACGGATGAATTCTCCGGTGAAATCCTCGCAAATCCAGAGGAATCATTAGATGTGAAGTTCTTTCCAATCAATCGGCTTCCAGAACAAATGATTCAAAGCCATTACCGCGTCATAAAGAAACATATAAAACCATCCTCACCGCTATAG